A genome region from Aphelocoma coerulescens isolate FSJ_1873_10779 chromosome Z unlocalized genomic scaffold, UR_Acoe_1.0 ChrZ, whole genome shotgun sequence includes the following:
- the LOC138103427 gene encoding thioredoxin encodes MVKTVGSLVEFEAELKSAGEKLIVVDFSATWCGPCKMIKPFFHSLCEKYGDVVFIEIDVDDAQDVASHCDVKCMPTFQFYKNGKKVQEFSGANKEKLEETIKSLV; translated from the exons ATGGTGAAGACCGTGGGCAGCCTG gttGAATTTGAGGCAGAACTGAAATCTGCTGGTGAGAAGCTTATAGTAGTTGATTTCTCTGCCACGTGGTGTGGACCATGCAAAATGATCAAGCCCTTTTTCCAT aGTTTGTGTGAGAAGTATGGTGATGTGGTGTTCATAGAGATCGATGTGGATGATGCCCAG GATGTCGCTTCACACTGCGATGTGAAGTGCATGCCAACGTTCCAGTTCTACAAGAACGGAAAGAAG GTGCAGGAGTTCTCTGGGGCCAATAAAGAGAAGCTGGAAGAGACCATTAAAAGTCTAGTCTAA